The DNA sequence CGTCGGCATGGATGACGACATCGGGTTCGGCATCCTCAGGATGACTCGCGACGTCGCTTGGCGCCCGGTCAATCTGATTCAGCCGTTGGCCAATGTTGTCCTCGCGACCACATTCGAATGGGGTATCGCGCGCCACGATCTGGACGCGCAAAAGCGAATGGACGTCGAGCGTGATCCAGGCACAGACGTCAGCCGGATCGGCAAGTCCGAAGCCAGTCGCACCTTCTGGCGAAAAATCGGCAAGCAGATGGGCAAGGATTTTGTCCTCTTTCCTGCTCTGACCGGACGGGCGTGGAAGACCACGCTGACGGCCAACGCGTCGGCGAACCTGATCCGCAACCTCTGGGCGTATGCGGTGATCTTCTGCGGTCATTTCCCCGACGGCGCAGAGAAATTCACGATGGCCGAGTACGAGTCAGAGACACGGCAGCAGTGGTATCTGCGACAGATGCTCGGCAGCGCCAACTTCAGGGCCGGTCCGTTGATGGCGCTGATGAGTGGGAACCTCTGCTATCAGATCGAGCATCATCTGTTCCCAGATCTGCCCAGCAATCGGTATGCGGAGATCGCCGAACGGGTCGAGGCCCTCTGCGAGAAGTTTGATCTCCCGTACACGACAGGGTCCTTGCCGCGGCAGTACTGGCTGGCCTTGCGCACCATCCACAAACTCGCCCTTCCCGACAGCTTCCTTTCGCGGTCGTCCGATGACGCGCCAGAGACCAGCAGCGAGCACCGCTTCGGAATCACCGACCCGCGCGCGACGAACGTG is a window from the Williamsia sp. DF01-3 genome containing:
- a CDS encoding acyl-CoA desaturase — encoded protein: MAITDIARYAHLTDVDIDSLSRELDAIRRDIEDQRGERDWRYIHRVIALQRGLEIGARVVLMGSRRRPVWILGTSMLACSKVLENMELGHNISHGQWDWMNDPEIHSNSWEWDQVGPSSQWKRAHNYSHHLYTNIVGMDDDIGFGILRMTRDVAWRPVNLIQPLANVVLATTFEWGIARHDLDAQKRMDVERDPGTDVSRIGKSEASRTFWRKIGKQMGKDFVLFPALTGRAWKTTLTANASANLIRNLWAYAVIFCGHFPDGAEKFTMAEYESETRQQWYLRQMLGSANFRAGPLMALMSGNLCYQIEHHLFPDLPSNRYAEIAERVEALCEKFDLPYTTGSLPRQYWLALRTIHKLALPDSFLSRSSDDAPETSSEHRFGITDPRATNVETVSPRRGLKAAIGALRATHR